The proteins below come from a single Zhouia spongiae genomic window:
- a CDS encoding acetate/propionate family kinase yields MKNILVINSGSSSIKFQLFKMPEAKVEASGLVERIGLEDATIHYKTEKVNHEERIKIPDHSVGLREISRLLMDEKNGVIKNAADIDIVGHRVVHGGAAFSDTILIDKAVKNKIKDLFNLAPLHNPPNYTGIEVAENIFPKAKQVAVFDTAFHQSIPVKAHKYAIPNEFHEKYRIRLYGFHGTSHKYVHTKTLEYLAKPVSKVITVHLGNGCSITAINDGKSVDHSLGFGPVNGLIMGTRSGDIDQSVIFYLVEKLGYTLPEVSELLHKKSGMLGLTGFSDLRNIEEEASKGNKDCMLALEMNAYRIKKYIGSYVAAMNGIDALVFTAGIGENSSTLRRMVCSDMEYLGINIDSNKNNIRSKDIRLISPENSKVDVLVVPTNEELEIARQAYQLLKV; encoded by the coding sequence AAAGAATAGGTCTTGAAGATGCTACAATACATTATAAAACAGAAAAGGTAAATCACGAAGAAAGAATAAAAATTCCGGATCATAGTGTCGGTTTGAGAGAAATATCCAGACTCCTGATGGATGAAAAGAACGGAGTAATTAAAAATGCCGCTGATATAGATATCGTAGGCCACAGAGTTGTTCACGGTGGGGCAGCTTTTTCAGATACTATTTTGATAGATAAGGCTGTCAAAAATAAAATAAAAGATCTCTTTAATTTAGCGCCTTTACATAATCCGCCTAATTATACCGGCATTGAAGTAGCAGAAAATATATTCCCTAAAGCTAAACAAGTTGCAGTTTTCGATACTGCTTTTCATCAATCAATTCCTGTAAAGGCTCATAAATACGCAATTCCAAATGAGTTTCATGAGAAGTATCGGATAAGACTGTATGGTTTTCATGGAACCAGTCATAAATACGTGCACACCAAAACTTTGGAATATTTGGCGAAACCTGTTTCTAAAGTGATTACTGTACATTTGGGTAATGGATGTAGTATTACGGCGATTAACGACGGAAAAAGTGTAGACCATTCATTAGGCTTCGGACCGGTAAATGGTTTAATCATGGGAACGAGAAGTGGAGATATTGACCAATCGGTAATTTTTTATCTGGTAGAAAAACTTGGTTATACATTACCGGAAGTTAGTGAATTGCTTCACAAGAAGAGCGGAATGCTGGGACTCACCGGATTCAGTGATCTCAGGAATATAGAAGAAGAAGCGTCTAAGGGAAATAAGGATTGTATGCTGGCATTAGAAATGAATGCCTATCGGATCAAAAAGTATATAGGATCATACGTTGCTGCCATGAATGGTATTGATGCCCTGGTTTTTACGGCTGGAATAGGGGAGAATAGCAGTACATTAAGAAGGATGGTTTGCTCGGATATGGAATATCTGGGTATTAATATTGATTCTAATAAGAATAATATCAGGTCAAAAGATATACGATTAATTAGTCCGGAAAATTCAAAGGTAGATGTTTTGGTCGTGCCTACGAATGAAGAATTGGAGATTGCAAGACAAGCATATCAGTTATTAAAAGTATAA
- a CDS encoding META domain-containing protein, producing the protein MKRIIFVFALVLAISACSTTKNSKTTDTDKLEGATWKLTYITGARIAFEGLYPNEKPTVIFNLAENSIGGNTSCNAYTSQIIIEGNNITLKDPASTMRFCEGGGEQAFTRLFSKINNYKVTDNTLSFYMDDVEMMRFKKQ; encoded by the coding sequence ATGAAAAGAATTATTTTTGTTTTTGCCTTGGTTCTGGCTATTTCTGCATGTAGTACAACAAAAAACAGTAAAACGACCGACACAGACAAATTAGAAGGCGCTACATGGAAATTAACATATATAACCGGTGCTAGAATTGCATTTGAAGGACTCTATCCTAATGAAAAACCAACAGTCATTTTTAATTTGGCAGAAAATAGTATTGGCGGGAACACTAGCTGTAATGCATACACTAGTCAGATCATCATTGAAGGAAACAACATTACATTAAAAGACCCTGCATCTACAATGAGGTTTTGTGAAGGTGGCGGTGAACAAGCCTTTACCAGATTGTTTTCAAAAATCAACAATTATAAAGTTACAGACAATACTTTGAGCTTCTATATGGATGATGTAGAAATGATGCGCTTTAAAAAGCAATAA
- the fumC gene encoding class II fumarate hydratase, which translates to MEYRIEKDTMGEVQVPADKLWGAQTERSRNNFKIGVPASMPLEIVYGFAYLKKSAAYTNCELGVLPIEKRDLIAQACDEILEGKHDDQFPLVIWQTGSGTQSNMNVNEVIANRAHQLAGKKIGEGEKTLQPNDDVNKSQSSNDTFPTGMHIAAYKLIVENTIPGVSQLRDTLKRKSEEFKNVVKIGRTHLMDATPLTLGQEFSGYVSQLDHGLKALNNTLEHLSELALGGTAVGTGLNTPKGYAKRVAEFIAKFTEHPFKSADNKFEALAAHDAFVETHGALKQLAVSLNKIANDIRLMASGPRSGIGELIIPANEPGSSIMPGKVNPTQCEALTMVCAQVMGNDVAISVGGTQGHYELNVFKPMMAAALLQSARLIGDACVSFDEHCAQGIQPNDKRIKELLDNSLMLVTALNTKIGYYKAAEIAQKAHEDGTTLKQAAVALEYLTADEFDEWVKPEEMVGALK; encoded by the coding sequence ATGGAATATAGAATAGAAAAGGATACTATGGGTGAAGTTCAGGTCCCTGCCGATAAGTTATGGGGGGCTCAGACAGAACGCTCAAGAAATAATTTTAAAATAGGTGTACCCGCTTCAATGCCTTTAGAAATTGTATATGGGTTTGCCTATCTTAAAAAATCTGCTGCATATACAAACTGCGAACTTGGAGTATTACCTATTGAAAAAAGAGATTTAATAGCTCAGGCCTGTGATGAGATACTGGAAGGGAAGCATGACGATCAATTCCCTTTGGTCATCTGGCAAACAGGAAGTGGTACTCAAAGTAACATGAATGTCAATGAAGTTATCGCTAATCGTGCCCACCAGCTAGCGGGAAAAAAGATCGGAGAGGGTGAAAAAACCTTGCAGCCTAATGATGATGTAAATAAATCTCAATCATCGAACGACACCTTTCCTACCGGGATGCATATTGCTGCTTACAAATTAATTGTAGAAAATACTATTCCCGGAGTTAGTCAGCTAAGAGATACTCTAAAAAGAAAATCCGAAGAGTTTAAAAATGTAGTAAAAATAGGAAGGACACATTTGATGGATGCTACACCACTTACTCTAGGACAGGAATTTTCAGGTTACGTTTCTCAGTTAGACCATGGGTTAAAAGCCTTAAACAATACCTTAGAACATTTGTCTGAATTAGCTCTGGGCGGAACAGCTGTCGGCACCGGACTTAATACGCCCAAGGGTTATGCAAAAAGGGTTGCTGAATTTATAGCAAAATTTACTGAGCATCCTTTTAAATCTGCCGACAACAAATTTGAAGCTTTAGCTGCACATGATGCCTTTGTTGAAACTCATGGCGCTTTAAAGCAACTGGCAGTTTCTCTGAACAAAATCGCCAACGATATCAGGTTAATGGCCTCCGGCCCAAGAAGTGGTATTGGCGAACTTATCATACCTGCAAACGAACCGGGGAGTTCTATTATGCCCGGAAAAGTAAACCCTACACAATGTGAAGCCTTAACAATGGTTTGTGCCCAGGTTATGGGTAATGATGTTGCTATTAGCGTAGGCGGTACTCAAGGTCATTACGAACTCAATGTATTTAAGCCGATGATGGCTGCCGCTTTATTGCAATCTGCCAGATTAATCGGCGATGCCTGTGTTAGTTTTGATGAGCATTGTGCTCAAGGAATTCAGCCTAATGATAAACGCATCAAAGAACTGCTAGATAACAGTTTAATGTTAGTAACAGCACTAAATACCAAAATAGGGTATTATAAAGCTGCCGAAATTGCCCAAAAAGCTCATGAGGATGGAACTACGTTAAAACAAGCGGCTGTTGCTCTTGAATACTTAACTGCTGATGAGTTTGATGAATGGGTTAAACCTGAAGAAATGGTCGGGGCATTAAAATAG